A region of Cataglyphis hispanica isolate Lineage 1 chromosome 8, ULB_Chis1_1.0, whole genome shotgun sequence DNA encodes the following proteins:
- the LOC126851679 gene encoding methionine aminopeptidase 1D, mitochondrial, protein MAQSFKIYLLNFFKTVSKIGNIQIFRSVHTYNNNYMFGKYAIVRPWLVSKKVIVPAYIPQPSYSKSKIPENGPITPEIKDESQIECMRQSCKLASHILHQVDTLIKPGITTDFLDKQVHDMIIGNGAYPSPLNYHGFPKSICTSVNNVACHGIPDSRPLQDGDILNVDITVYLNGYHGDCSAMFQVGEVDSEGKRLITVTELCLNSAIEICKPNQHFCTIGNVIEDIANEHNFNVIPAFVGHGIGTYFHGAPDIFHFANDYSGKMKAGMTFTIEPVLSQGMTQFEILEDGWTACTVDNSRTAQIEHTVLITDDGCEILTL, encoded by the exons ATGGCacaatcttttaaaatctatCTTTTGAACTTTTTCAAAACTGTATCAAAG ATtggaaatatacaaatattcagaTCTGTTCAtacctataataataattatatgtttggcAAATATGCTATAGTCCGACCATGGTTGGTTTCTAAAAAGGTAATTGTACCTGCATATATACCTCAGCCATCCTATAGCAAATCAAAAATACCTGAAAATGGGCCAATAACGCCTGAGATAAAGGATGAATCTCAAATAGAATGTATGAGGCAAAGTTGTAAACTTGCCAGTCATATCCTACATCAAGTTGATACATTAATTAAG CCAGGTATTACGACTGATTTTCTTGACAAACAAGTACATGATATGATCATTGGTAATGGAGCTTATCCCAGTCCACTCAATTATCATGGTTTTCCTAAATCTATATGTACAAGTGTCAACAATGTTGCTTGCCATGGTATTCCAGATAGTAGACCTTTACAAGATGGTGATATACTCAATGTTGATATAACA gTATATCTTAATGGTTATCATGGTGACTGCTCGGCCATGTTTCAAGTAGGTGAAGTCGATTCAGAAGGCAAACGATTGATAACAGTCACAGAATTATGCTTAAATTCAGCCATTGAAATATGCAAACCTAATCAACATTTCTGCACTATTG gTAATGTAATAGAAGATATAGCAAatgaacataattttaatgtgataCCTGCATTTGTTGGCCATGGTATTGGAACTTATTTTCATGGTGCCCCAGACATATTTCATTTtg CAAATGATTATTCTGGAAAAATGAAAGCAGGGATGACATTTACTATTGAACCAGTTTTGAGTCAAGGAATGACGCAATTCGAGATTTTGGAAGATGGATGGACAGCTTGCACTGTTGACAATTCTAGAACAGCTCAAATCGAACATACAGTTTTGATAACAGATGATGGatgtgaaatattaacacTCTAg
- the LOC126851680 gene encoding proteasome subunit beta type-4, whose protein sequence is MAFTSKDVIIPLWHNGPSPGAFYHFPGNQYGTGGFQKSQSPITTGTSVIGIKFKDGVIIAADILGSYGSLARYRNLQRVMKVNDNIILGASGDYADFQCVKSYVERKVLEEKCLDDGFSLKPKALHCWLTRVLYNRRSNFDPFWNNFVIAGLDDGKPFLGTVDKLGTAYSDPVIATGYGAYMASPILRKAYEENSEMNKEEAIELMYKVMQVLFYRDARSFPKYHLGIVTKEGVEIQGPITLDSYWGPAIL, encoded by the exons ATGGCGTTTACCAGTAAGGATGTTATAATACCTCTGTGGCACAATGGACCATCGCCTGGcgcattttatcattttccagGCAACCAATATGGTACTGGTGGATTTCAAAAATCACA atcTCCTATAACGACTGGCACGTCCGTTAttggtataaaatttaaagacgGAGTTATCATAGCGGCCGACATCTTAGGATCTTATGGTTCCCTTGCTCGTTATAGAAATCTCCAACGTGTTATGAaagttaatgataatattattctcgGTGCATCTGGAGATTATGCAGATTTCCAATGTGTCAAGAGCTATGTGGAAAGAAAAGT tcTTGAGGAAAAATGTTTGGATGATGGGTTTAGTTTGAAACCAAAAGCACTGCATTGTTGGCTAACACGTGTCTTGTACAATAGACGATCGAATTTTGATCCattttggaataattttgTGATTGCTGGCTTAGATGATGGAAAACC ATTTTTGGGAACTGTCGACAAGCTTGGGACAGCTTACAGTGATCCAGTGATTGCAACTGGATATGGTGCTTATATGGCATCGCCTATACTAAGAAAAGCTTATGAGGAAAACAGTGAAATGAACAAAGAGGAAGCTATTGAACTTATGTACAAAGTAATGCAAGTTCTCTTTTACAGAGATGCAAGATCTTTCCCAAAG tatcaTCTTGGTATTGTCACAAAAGAAGGTGTTGAAATACAAGGACCGATAACTTTAGATAGCTATTGGGGACCTGCAAtcttataa
- the LOC126851675 gene encoding uncharacterized protein LOC126851675 isoform X1 — MEPVRLLIQILMLFTWCIKGFLGNVLEKCILPLGMEEGRIPDEAITASSSYEMKSVGPQNARIRQEKNGGAWCPKAQISSAIREYLEIDLTRDHLITWTETQGRFGNGQGQEYAEAFFLEYWRHERWHQYKDLRGNKILRGNSNTYLVEKQKLDLPFVASRVRFVPYSQHPRTVCMRVEIYGCIWNQNIASYAMPKADKIGPNGCNVEDTSYDGTEIENLMLNGLGQLTDGIVGSEIEILESDRITNWVGWHGRDNVELFFEFRLFQKFKNCTIHVADLPNLNIEMFSMANFWFSSDGKDYHATPEMFQTFNDSKTSTIPNSSNEKDGKSRNGISISIPLQSRIGKFVKIELKLRSKWLLLSEITFETVPDAKNITDKALERLLWIYSNNNESISQMINEDQVVKIKQMEDKQNKDENDETQIENKIRTADERGINILHGHTVTEITESNETTSVLNESNLTPDAFPVNNSSTYIGLISAALTVIVFLSSCTIFLMKQRGRNKVALLQKHTALLCGSPASGITINTKDIKLPTPIVVNNLSQSRLSLKSKIASNNDYKFSDVGTNGQRSTYEKIDKIPSEQYMKCEGKSNYKTEQFDTKNNENFNDETRIECIIPTIKPNSSQTGKINQRIYESYYAATDILTIKRRDQHPTVSFFTPLLIRDSVVSYKRGTYDVPRISRHRLRILDKLGEGNFGLVHLCEAKGIQNPDLGILQNRQVVIVRSLWRGVVDALREDFMNDMRILAEIRDINIARIIAIVEEEPFSAIFEYGELGDLSSFLKNHDRNVPTSYECSLNLITQIASGMKYLESLNVPHCDLAARNCIVCKDLLIKVSDQAMYCSKYENEYYVDECYAKIPLRWMAWEAVLSGKRSCQSDVWSYGVTIWEVLTHCEDVPYADLTSEQVLENCGLWYHSLDSGGKRKCPRILEQPVFCSDDLYRLMLRCWCKCAEDRPSFQEIHCYLKKLTPD; from the exons ATGGAGCCAGTACGTCTtttgatacaaattttaatgctgTTTACCTGGTGTATAAAAGGATTTCTCGGAAATGTTCTCG aaaaatgcatTCTTCCCCTTGGCATGGAAGAAGGAAGAATCCCGGATGAAGCAATCACGGCGTCATCCAGTTATGAGATGAAATCCGTAGGTCCCCAAAATGCAAG AATACGGCAAGAGAAAAACGGTGGTGCTTGGTGTCCGAAAGCTCAAATCAGTAGCGCTATACGCGAATATCTGGAAATTGATTTGACGAGAGATCATCTTATCACATGGACCGAGACTCAAGGCAGATTTGGTAACGGTCAGGGTCAGGAATATGCTGAGGCGTTTTTTCTGGAATATTGGCGACACGAAAGATGGCATCAGTATAAAGATTTGAGAGGGAACAAG ATCCTGCGTGGTAATAGCAATACATATCTAGTTGAGAAACAGAAATTGGATCTACCGTTTGTTGCGAGTCGAGTGAGATTTGTTCCTTACAGTCAACATCCGCGCACTGTGTGTATGCGCGTCGAGATTTACGGCTGCATCTGGAACC AAAACATCGCTAGTTATGCTATGCCTAAAGCTGATAAAATTGGACCTAATGGATGTAATGTCGAGGATACGTCGTACGATGGCACCGAGATTGAGAATTTAATGTTGAACGGATTAGGACAATTAACAGATGGCATAGTCGGCAGCGAAATTGAGATCCTCGAATCCGATAGAATAACCAACTGGGTCGGATGGCACGGTCGCGACAATGTAGAATTGTTTTTTGAGTTCCGACTTTTTCAGAAGTTTAAAAACTGTACGATTCACGTGGCCGATTTACCTAATCTAAATATCGAG ATGTTCTCGATGGCAAATTTTTGGTTTTCATCGGATGGCAAGGATTATCACGCGACACCGGAAATGTTTCAAACATTTAATGATTCTAAGACGAGCACTATTCCCAATAGTAGCAATGAGAAAGATGGCAAAAGCAGAAACGGAATCTCGATATCTATTCCCTTGCAATCAAGAATCGgcaaatttgtcaaaatagaattaaaacttaGATCGAAATGGTTATTGCTGAGCGAGATCACATTCGAGACAG TTCCAGACGCAAAGAACATCACTGACAAAGCATTAGAACGGTTATTATGGATATATTCGAACAATAATGAGAGCATATCTCAAATGATCAATGAGGATCAGGTCGTGAAAATAAAGCAGATGGAAGACAAACAAAATAAGGACGAAAACGACGAGACtcaaatagagaataaaattagaacTGCCGATGAGAGAGGAATTAATATTCTGCACGGACATACAGTAACAGAAATAACTGAATCGAATGAAACAACATCAGTGTTAAACGAGTCAAATCTGACGCCGGACGCTTTTCCCGTAAACAATTCATCAACGTACATTGGATTGATCAGCGCAGCGTTAACTGTAATAGTCTTTCTCTCGAGTTGCACGATCTTCTTGATGAAACAAAGGGGTCGTAACAAAGTGGCTCTACTGCAAAAACATACTGCGTTATTATGCGGTTCACCGGCATCGGGTATTACGATCAATACGAAGGATATCAAATTACCCACACCGATCGTGGTCAACAATCTATCGCAATCGAGATTATCATTGAAAAGCAAGATTGCCTCGaacaatgattataaattcagTGATGTTGGTACGAACGGACAGCGTAGCACTTAcgagaaaattgataaaataccTTCGGAGCAATATATGAAATGTGAAGGAAAATCCAATTATAAAACTGAACAGTTtg ATACTAAAAACAACGAAAATTTTAACGATGAAACGCGAATAGAATGCATAATTCCAACAATAAAACCGAATTCTTCGCAAACGGGAAAAATCAATCAGAGGATATACGAGAGTTATTACGCGGCTACAGACATTTTGACG ATAAAGAGACGCGATCAGCATCCAACCGTGAGTTTTTTCACACCGCTACTCATTCGGGATTCGGTCGTATCGTACAAACGCGGAACTTACGATGTACCACGTATCTCTCGACATAGATTAAGAATCCTCGATAAACTCGGCGAAGGAAACTTTGGTTTG GTTCACTTATGCGAAGCGAAAGGCATACAAAATCCGGATTTAGGTATCCTTCAAAACCGTCAAGTAGTGATAGTCCGGTCTTTATGGCGCGGTGTCGTCGACGCTTTAAG AGAGGATTTTATGAACGACATGCGCATTCTGGCTGAAATTCGCGACATTAATATCGCCAGGATAATTGCGATCGTTGAAGAAGAGCCTTTTAGTGCCATTTTCGAATACGGAGAACTTGGGGATCTGTCcagttttctaaaaaatcatGACCGCAACGTGCCGACAAG TTACGAGTGCTCATTAAATCTCATCACGCAAATCGCTTCTGGTATGAAGTATCTCGAGAGTTTGAACGTACCGCATTGTGATTTGGCAGCCAG GAATTGCATCGTCTGTAAAGATTTGCTGATTAAAGTGTCCGACCAAGCCATGTATTGCAGTAAATACGAGAATGAATATTACGTTGATGAGTGTTATGCAAAGATACCATTACGTTGGATGGCGTGGGAAGCGGTCTTATCG GGAAAACGAAGTTGTCAATCTGACGTTTGGTCGTACGGTGTGACAATTTGGGAAGTTTTGACGCACTGCGAAGATGTACCCTATGCCGATCTGACTTCGGAACAAGTGTTGGAAAACTGTGGCCTATGGTATCATTCATTGGACAGCGGCGGTAAAAGGAAATGTCCGCGGATCCTCGAGCAGCCAGTATTTTGCTCGGACGACTTGTACCGATTGATGCTGCGATGTTGGTGCAAATGCGCGGAGGACCGGCCGAGTTTCCAAGAGATTCACTGCTACCTCAAGAAGTTGACTCCGGATTAA
- the LOC126851681 gene encoding ubiquinone biosynthesis protein COQ4 homolog, mitochondrial, with the protein MNGRMIRLSKCRFATASARETFLEDYAKHHVSLSPLQRVLLTAGSAAISLANPFRGDMIACLGETTGTNALEHCHRQMKSTAEGQRILAQKPRINTSTVDLSYLRDLPPGTVGRTYRDFLDDNNVSPDDRTMVQFVDDTELAYVMQRYREVHDIFHAMLLMPTTMLGEVSVKWVEALQTHLPMCITGAIFGASRLRFRQRQLYLDYHLPWSINTGLNAKLLLGIYYEERWEQTLEDFHREMNITRLV; encoded by the exons ATGAACGGAAGAATGATAAGGTTATCTAAGT GCCGTTTCGCGACCGCCTCGGCACGCGAGACATTTCTGGAGGATTATGCCAAGCATCATGTATCCCTATCCCCTCTGCAGCGTGTACTTCTCACGGCAGGCTCGGCGGCAATATCGTTGGCGAATCCGTTTCGAGGAGACATGATAGCGTGTCTCGGGGAAACTACCGGTACAAATGCCCTCGAGCATTGTCACCGACAAATGAAGAGTACGGCTGAGGGTCAACGTATACTCGCGCAAAAGCCACGCATAAACACGTCCACTGTCGATCTCTCTTATCTTAGAGATCTGCCACCAGGAACCGTAGGCAGAACGTATCGCGATTTTTTGGACGATAAc AATGTATCGCCCGACGACAGAACAATGGTGCAATTCGTCGATGATACTGAACTGGCTTATGTGATGCAACGGTATCGAGAGGTACACGATATCTTTCACGCTATGCTTTTAATGCCTACGACGATGTTAGGGGAGGTATCAGTTAAATGGGTAGAGGCTCTACAGACGCACCTGCCGATGTGTATAACTGGTGCGATATTCGGAGCTAGTCGGCTACGTTTTAG ACAAAGACAATTGTACTTAGATTATCACCTTCCATGGTCTATAAATACAGGATTGAACGCAAAGCTCTTGTTAGGGATATATTACGAAGAGCGTTGGGAACAGACTCTTGAAGATTTTCACAGAGAGATGAATATCACACGtctcgtataa
- the LOC126851677 gene encoding exopolyphosphatase PRUNE1 translates to MQSQGAMESFLNASKTALSQLSLYHTIRVVLGNQTCDLDSAVCALVQGLLEYVDAKKQGQCNLAVIPVMNIPEKEFRIKTEVVYSLKSHNIPLNLITFRDQINLQNVQNDADKKLELILVDHHTLANEDVALKSSVIAIIDHRPLDPAWSWPNVLLNIETAGSCATLVARNILQKNAEILDAQLASLLRGPILIDTYNMSVEAGRATATDIDILNTLEQLGGLTLTRTETFNKIMNAKTDISELSLEELMIKDLKITNGIPLVGFSLLVENFLMRENAKETIDKFGNDRNCDVIILIGQNVSSEHVCRDIAIFSTLSNQLANNIIEALISSTQPCLDLELIKEIQDEKYKLCLYKQGNVKVTRKQLLPIVQKTALFYRSKRI, encoded by the exons aTGCAATCGCAAGGAGCTATGGAATCTTTTCTTAACGCGTCAAAAACTGCTttg TCGCAATTATCGTTATACCATACAATTCGAGTCGTCTTGGGAAATCAAACATGTGATTTGGATTCTGCTGTATGTGCTCTGGTCCAAGGATTGTTAGAATATGTTGATGCCAAAAAGCAAGGACAGTGCAATCTTGCTGTAATACCAGTCATGAATATCCCAGAAAAGGAATTTCGCATTAAGACTGAAGTAGTTTACAGTTTAAAATCTCATAATATTcctttaaatttgataacatTTAG AGATCAGATCAATTTGCAAAATGTACAGAATGATGCTGACAAGAAACTGGAGTTGATTTTAGTAGACCATCATACTCTTGCGAATGAAGATGTTGCATTGAAATCTTCAGTTATAGCAATTATTGATCATCGACCATTGGACCCAGCCTGGTCATGGCCCAATGTATTGTTAAACATAGAAACTGCTGGAAGCTGTGCCACCCTTGTTGCACGTAATATTCTACAAAAGAATGCTGAGATTTTGGATGCACAGCTTGCAAGTCTTTTACGAG GTCCAATATTAATTGACACCTATAATATGTCAGTTGAAGCTGGTCGGGCAACTGCTactgatattgatatattaaatactctTGAGCAACTCGGTGGACTTACACTCACTAGAACTGaaacatttaacaaaattatgaatGCAAAAACAGATATTAGTGAATTAAGTCTTGAAGAACTTATGATTAAAGATCTAAAAATAACCAATGGTATACCTCTTGTAGGATTCTCTCTTTTAGTAGAG AACTTCCTCATGCGAGAAAACGCAAAAGAAACAATTGACAAATTTGGTAATGATAGAAATTGCGATGTCATTATTCTCATAGGCCAAAATGTGAGCAGTGAACATGTATGCAGggatattgcaattttttcgaCATTGTCTAATCAATTAGCGAATAAC ataatcgAAGCATTAATTTCTTCTACTCAACCATGCCTAGATCTAGAATTGATCAAAGAAATTCAAGATGAGAAATATAAGCTCTGTTTGTATAAGCAAGGAAATGTAAAGGTAACCCGCAAACAACTACTACCAATTGTACAGAAAACGGCGTTATTTTACAGAAGCAAGAGAATATAA
- the LOC126851678 gene encoding UDP-sugar transporter UST74c encodes MTEHEQNAMFVRLMSAFFYGLSSFMITVVNKTVLTSFAFPSFQVLGIGQMLATILVLFVAKKLRYVEYPNLEVTTFTKMWPLPLIYIGNMIFGLGGTKQLSLPMFTALRRFSILMTMIAEYYILGIKARMSVQLSVYTMILGAVVAALNDLAFNLEGYIFILLNDLFTAANGVYMKKKLDSKELGKYGLMYYNSLFMLGPTILLAWWMGDITLALEFPDWSNLLFILQFILSCIMGFVLLYSMLLCTLYNSALTTTIIGCLKNICVTYLGMVIGGDYIFSWLNFVGLNLSVIGSLVYTWVTFRKRETLQPKYTLLTESQTSKIQAV; translated from the coding sequence ATGACGGAGCACGAGCAAAATGCGATGTTCGTGCGTCTTATGTCGGCATTTTTTTACGGACTGTCGTCGTTTATGATAACGGTCGTCAACAAAACCGTGCTCACGTCGTTTGCCTTCCCGTCCTTCCAAGTCTTGGGAATCGGCCAAATGCTGGCGACGATATTGGTGTTGTTCGTCGCCAAGAAACTACGTTACGTCGAGTATCCTAATTTGGAGGTGACGACATTTACCAAGATGTGGCCGTTACCGTTGATATACATCGGCAACATGATATTCGGATTAGGTGGCACGAAACAGCTGAGCTTACCGATGTTTACCGCCCTGAGGAGATTCAGTATCCTCATGACGATGATCGCCGAATACTATATCCTCGGCATTAAAGCACGCATGTCTGTGCAATTGAGCGTTTACACCATGATTCTGGGTGCAGTGGTGGCTGCGCTGAATGATCTTGCTTTCAATCTTGAAGGCTATATCTTTATCTTGTTAAACGATCTTTTTACTGCCGCTAATGGTGTTTACATGAAGAAAAAGTTAGACTCTAAGGAATTAGGAAAATATGGACTGATGTACTATAATTCTCTGTTCATGTTGGGTCCAACGATCCTGTTGGCCTGGTGGATGGGTGATATAACCTTAGCATTAGAATTTCCCGATTGGTCGaatctgttatttattttgcaatttatattatcatgcaTAATGGGCTTTGTATTGTTGTATAGCATGCTCCTCTGTACACTGTACAACTCTGCATTGACCACTACTATAATTGGATGCTTGAAGAATATATGTGTGACATATCTCGGTATGGTCATTGGtggagattatatattttcatggcTCAATTTTGTAGGTTTGAATTTAAGTGTGATAGGTAGTTTAGTATATACTTGGGTAACATTTCGTAAGAGAGAAACTCTGCAGCCAAAATATACTTTGTTGACTGAATCTCAGACTAGTAAAATACAAGCTGTATGa
- the LOC126851675 gene encoding uncharacterized protein LOC126851675 isoform X2, which translates to MEPVRLLIQILMLFTWCIKGFLGNVLEKCILPLGMEEGRIPDEAITASSSYEMKSVGPQNARIRQEKNGGAWCPKAQISSAIREYLEIDLTRDHLITWTETQGRFGNGQGQEYAEAFFLEYWRHERWHQYKDLRGNKILRGNSNTYLVEKQKLDLPFVASRVRFVPYSQHPRTVCMRVEIYGCIWNQNIASYAMPKADKIGPNGCNVEDTSYDGTEIENLMLNGLGQLTDGIVGSEIEILESDRITNWVGWHGRDNVELFFEFRLFQKFKNCTIHVADLPNLNIEMFSMANFWFSSDGKDYHATPEMFQTFNDSKTSTIPNSSNEKDGKSRNGISISIPLQSRIGKFVKIELKLRSKWLLLSEITFETVPDAKNITDKALERLLWIYSNNNESISQMINEDQVVKIKQMEDKQNKDENDETQIENKIRTADERGINILHGHTVTEITESNETTSVLNESNLTPDAFPVNNSSTYIGLISAALTVIVFLSSCTIFLMKQRGRNKVALLQKHTALLCGSPASGITINTKDIKLPTPIVVNNLSQSRLSLKSKIASNNDYKFSDVGTNGQRSTYEKIDKIPSEQYMKCEGKSNYKTEQFDTKNNENFNDETRIECIIPTIKPNSSQTGKINQRIYESYYAATDILTIKRRDQHPTVSFFTPLLIRDSVVSYKRGTYDVPRISRHRLRILDKLGEGNFGLVHLCEAKGIQNPDLGILQNRQVVIVRSLWRGVVDALREDFMNDMRILAEIRDINIARIIAIVEEEPFSAIFEYGELGDLSSFLKNHDRNVPTR; encoded by the exons ATGGAGCCAGTACGTCTtttgatacaaattttaatgctgTTTACCTGGTGTATAAAAGGATTTCTCGGAAATGTTCTCG aaaaatgcatTCTTCCCCTTGGCATGGAAGAAGGAAGAATCCCGGATGAAGCAATCACGGCGTCATCCAGTTATGAGATGAAATCCGTAGGTCCCCAAAATGCAAG AATACGGCAAGAGAAAAACGGTGGTGCTTGGTGTCCGAAAGCTCAAATCAGTAGCGCTATACGCGAATATCTGGAAATTGATTTGACGAGAGATCATCTTATCACATGGACCGAGACTCAAGGCAGATTTGGTAACGGTCAGGGTCAGGAATATGCTGAGGCGTTTTTTCTGGAATATTGGCGACACGAAAGATGGCATCAGTATAAAGATTTGAGAGGGAACAAG ATCCTGCGTGGTAATAGCAATACATATCTAGTTGAGAAACAGAAATTGGATCTACCGTTTGTTGCGAGTCGAGTGAGATTTGTTCCTTACAGTCAACATCCGCGCACTGTGTGTATGCGCGTCGAGATTTACGGCTGCATCTGGAACC AAAACATCGCTAGTTATGCTATGCCTAAAGCTGATAAAATTGGACCTAATGGATGTAATGTCGAGGATACGTCGTACGATGGCACCGAGATTGAGAATTTAATGTTGAACGGATTAGGACAATTAACAGATGGCATAGTCGGCAGCGAAATTGAGATCCTCGAATCCGATAGAATAACCAACTGGGTCGGATGGCACGGTCGCGACAATGTAGAATTGTTTTTTGAGTTCCGACTTTTTCAGAAGTTTAAAAACTGTACGATTCACGTGGCCGATTTACCTAATCTAAATATCGAG ATGTTCTCGATGGCAAATTTTTGGTTTTCATCGGATGGCAAGGATTATCACGCGACACCGGAAATGTTTCAAACATTTAATGATTCTAAGACGAGCACTATTCCCAATAGTAGCAATGAGAAAGATGGCAAAAGCAGAAACGGAATCTCGATATCTATTCCCTTGCAATCAAGAATCGgcaaatttgtcaaaatagaattaaaacttaGATCGAAATGGTTATTGCTGAGCGAGATCACATTCGAGACAG TTCCAGACGCAAAGAACATCACTGACAAAGCATTAGAACGGTTATTATGGATATATTCGAACAATAATGAGAGCATATCTCAAATGATCAATGAGGATCAGGTCGTGAAAATAAAGCAGATGGAAGACAAACAAAATAAGGACGAAAACGACGAGACtcaaatagagaataaaattagaacTGCCGATGAGAGAGGAATTAATATTCTGCACGGACATACAGTAACAGAAATAACTGAATCGAATGAAACAACATCAGTGTTAAACGAGTCAAATCTGACGCCGGACGCTTTTCCCGTAAACAATTCATCAACGTACATTGGATTGATCAGCGCAGCGTTAACTGTAATAGTCTTTCTCTCGAGTTGCACGATCTTCTTGATGAAACAAAGGGGTCGTAACAAAGTGGCTCTACTGCAAAAACATACTGCGTTATTATGCGGTTCACCGGCATCGGGTATTACGATCAATACGAAGGATATCAAATTACCCACACCGATCGTGGTCAACAATCTATCGCAATCGAGATTATCATTGAAAAGCAAGATTGCCTCGaacaatgattataaattcagTGATGTTGGTACGAACGGACAGCGTAGCACTTAcgagaaaattgataaaataccTTCGGAGCAATATATGAAATGTGAAGGAAAATCCAATTATAAAACTGAACAGTTtg ATACTAAAAACAACGAAAATTTTAACGATGAAACGCGAATAGAATGCATAATTCCAACAATAAAACCGAATTCTTCGCAAACGGGAAAAATCAATCAGAGGATATACGAGAGTTATTACGCGGCTACAGACATTTTGACG ATAAAGAGACGCGATCAGCATCCAACCGTGAGTTTTTTCACACCGCTACTCATTCGGGATTCGGTCGTATCGTACAAACGCGGAACTTACGATGTACCACGTATCTCTCGACATAGATTAAGAATCCTCGATAAACTCGGCGAAGGAAACTTTGGTTTG GTTCACTTATGCGAAGCGAAAGGCATACAAAATCCGGATTTAGGTATCCTTCAAAACCGTCAAGTAGTGATAGTCCGGTCTTTATGGCGCGGTGTCGTCGACGCTTTAAG AGAGGATTTTATGAACGACATGCGCATTCTGGCTGAAATTCGCGACATTAATATCGCCAGGATAATTGCGATCGTTGAAGAAGAGCCTTTTAGTGCCATTTTCGAATACGGAGAACTTGGGGATCTGTCcagttttctaaaaaatcatGACCGCAACGTGCCGACAAGGTAA